From Pedobacter indicus, a single genomic window includes:
- a CDS encoding L-threonylcarbamoyladenylate synthase gives MFIKIYEENPNPKSIDQIVDILRKGGVIIYPTDTIYGIGCDITNQKAIERVCRIRGLNKNKANLSFICNDLTSISQYTKPLDNATFRLLKRSLPGPFTFIFNASSQVPKLLSSKKKTVGIRVPDNNISREIVKQLGNPIVSTSIHDEDEVIEYSTDPELIYEKYGSIVDAVIDGGYGKNIPSTVVDCTTGDFEVIRQGEGDLTMYI, from the coding sequence ATGTTTATAAAAATCTATGAAGAAAACCCTAACCCTAAAAGTATCGACCAAATAGTCGATATCCTAAGGAAAGGTGGCGTCATCATCTACCCAACCGATACTATTTATGGTATCGGTTGCGACATAACAAATCAAAAAGCAATCGAACGTGTCTGCCGGATTCGCGGATTAAACAAAAATAAAGCAAACCTCTCTTTCATTTGCAATGACCTCACATCAATTTCGCAGTATACCAAACCTTTGGATAATGCAACATTTAGATTGTTAAAACGATCATTACCAGGACCATTTACATTTATTTTCAATGCTAGCAGCCAGGTACCTAAACTTTTAAGTTCGAAAAAGAAGACTGTCGGTATCCGTGTCCCCGACAATAACATTTCCCGTGAAATTGTAAAGCAACTCGGTAACCCCATCGTATCCACATCAATTCACGATGAAGATGAAGTTATCGAATACTCAACAGATCCTGAATTAATTTACGAAAAATACGGATCAATCGTAGACGCCGTCATAGATGGCGGTTACGGAAAGAATATCCCCTCAACAGTTGTAGACTGTACAACCGGCGATTTCGAGGTCATAAGACAAGGAGAGGGCGATCTGACAATGTACATTTAA
- the trpB gene encoding tryptophan synthase subunit beta — MSKYQVNDKGYYGKFGGAYIPEMLYPNVEELRQEYIKIMESENFRRDFDKLLHDYVGRPSPLYLAERLSERYQANIYLKREDLNHTGAHKINNTIGQILLAEHLGKKRIIAETGAGQHGVATATVCALKGLECVVYMGAVDIERQAPNVARMKMMGAKVIAAESGSKTLKDATNEALRDWINNPVDTHYIIGSVVGPHPYPDMVARFQSIISSEAKQQIMDRTGKLPDYVMACVGGGSNAIGMFYHFLDDEGVKLIAAEAAGKGVHSGQSAATSVLGKEGVLHGSRTILMQTEDGQVIEPYSISAGLDYPGIGPQHAYLHETGRVEYVSITDDEAMQAGLLLTQLEGIIPAIESAHALAQLEKMRFQKDDHIIVCLSGRGDKDLDNYMKYFSL, encoded by the coding sequence ATGAGTAAATACCAAGTTAATGATAAAGGCTACTATGGTAAGTTTGGAGGAGCCTATATTCCTGAGATGTTGTATCCGAATGTGGAAGAACTTAGGCAGGAGTATATTAAGATTATGGAGAGTGAAAACTTTAGGCGTGATTTCGATAAGCTGCTCCATGATTATGTTGGCCGGCCCTCACCACTTTATTTAGCGGAGCGTTTGTCAGAGCGGTATCAAGCCAATATATATTTAAAAAGAGAGGATCTGAACCATACTGGTGCACATAAGATTAATAACACGATTGGGCAAATATTATTGGCTGAGCATTTAGGTAAAAAGCGAATTATCGCTGAAACGGGTGCCGGCCAACACGGGGTTGCAACAGCGACAGTCTGTGCTTTAAAGGGTCTGGAATGTGTGGTATATATGGGCGCGGTAGATATTGAGCGTCAAGCACCCAATGTGGCGAGAATGAAGATGATGGGAGCGAAAGTCATTGCCGCAGAATCTGGAAGTAAGACTCTGAAAGATGCGACCAATGAGGCTCTCCGTGACTGGATTAATAATCCGGTAGATACGCACTACATCATAGGTTCTGTCGTAGGACCACATCCTTACCCTGATATGGTTGCTCGCTTTCAGTCGATCATCTCATCGGAAGCAAAGCAACAGATTATGGATAGAACAGGAAAACTTCCTGATTATGTGATGGCATGCGTAGGAGGTGGGAGTAATGCAATTGGTATGTTCTATCATTTTCTGGATGATGAAGGTGTAAAACTCATCGCAGCTGAAGCGGCAGGAAAAGGTGTACATAGCGGGCAATCTGCAGCAACTTCTGTACTAGGGAAGGAGGGGGTGCTCCATGGTAGCCGGACGATTTTGATGCAGACGGAAGATGGTCAGGTTATCGAGCCTTATTCAATTTCTGCCGGGTTGGATTATCCGGGAATTGGACCTCAACACGCTTACTTACATGAGACCGGACGCGTAGAATATGTAAGTATCACCGATGATGAAGCAATGCAAGCAGGCTTACTTTTGACTCAGCTGGAAGGGATTATCCCGGCAATTGAGAGCGCACATGCATTGGCACAATTGGAGAAAATGAGGTTTCAAAAAGACGATCATATAATCGTGTGTTTATCTGGCCGGGGAGATAAAGACCTTGATAATTATATGAAGTATTTTTCGCTTTAA
- a CDS encoding ABC transporter ATP-binding protein — protein sequence MLSAKGIYKSYGKLQILKGVSLEVNTGEIVGIVGASGAGKSTLLHIIGSLASPDSGSVEINGTELSKLSTKKLSDFRNKNIGFIFQFHHLLPEFTALENVCMPAFIAKRSKKDSESRARELLKLLNLSHRTDHKPAELSGGEQQRVAVARALINNPAVVLADEPSGNLDSDNARALNQIFVELRDKLNQTFVIVTHNEELAGISDRIVHMKDGEIVDNI from the coding sequence ATGTTAAGTGCAAAAGGTATCTATAAATCATACGGCAAGCTCCAGATATTGAAGGGGGTGAGCTTAGAGGTAAATACAGGTGAAATTGTGGGTATTGTGGGAGCCTCTGGAGCCGGGAAAAGCACATTACTTCATATCATAGGCTCGTTAGCTTCTCCGGATTCAGGTTCGGTTGAGATAAACGGAACAGAATTAAGTAAACTGTCAACAAAAAAGCTGAGCGACTTCCGAAACAAGAATATCGGTTTTATTTTTCAGTTTCATCATTTGCTTCCTGAGTTTACTGCTTTGGAAAATGTCTGTATGCCTGCGTTTATAGCGAAAAGATCAAAAAAAGATAGTGAATCTCGTGCTAGGGAGCTTTTGAAGCTACTTAACCTTTCACACAGAACAGATCATAAGCCTGCCGAACTATCTGGAGGGGAGCAACAGCGTGTCGCAGTAGCTAGAGCGTTGATTAATAACCCGGCGGTTGTTTTAGCAGATGAGCCGTCCGGTAACCTTGATTCAGATAATGCACGGGCACTAAATCAGATTTTTGTAGAGTTGCGCGATAAATTGAATCAAACATTTGTCATCGTAACTCATAATGAAGAGTTAGCCGGAATTTCAGATCGGATTGTGCATATGAAAGACGGTGAAATAGTAGACAATATATAA
- a CDS encoding HAD hydrolase-like protein, whose amino-acid sequence MIELSEIGIGKSAFVFELDDVLYPVKDYDLQVYYLFANLLEYTEGTPLAAELTSFLKKAYEAHGTEDLFDRASQVFGIDEKYRANFNKMAVDAQLPLRLILYPNLLRLLRSIRDERKDIFILTKGNPLIQLNKIKYTDWEGLEKYLKVYFYDEIKIVKKQEPLQYLLEENKLKQSNLLFIGRSDHDRSVCHDLGIDFLDVSLLMD is encoded by the coding sequence ATGATTGAATTGTCGGAGATAGGAATCGGAAAATCTGCTTTTGTGTTCGAATTGGATGATGTGCTTTATCCGGTAAAAGATTATGATCTGCAGGTTTACTATCTTTTCGCAAACTTATTAGAATACACGGAAGGTACGCCCCTTGCTGCCGAGTTGACTTCTTTTCTCAAGAAAGCATATGAAGCTCATGGGACAGAGGATCTGTTTGATCGCGCTTCGCAAGTATTTGGAATCGACGAAAAGTATCGGGCCAATTTCAATAAAATGGCGGTCGATGCCCAACTGCCGCTCCGCTTGATTTTATACCCGAATTTGCTTCGGCTCCTTCGCTCCATTCGCGATGAGCGAAAGGATATATTTATCTTAACGAAAGGTAATCCTTTGATACAGCTTAATAAAATCAAGTATACGGACTGGGAGGGCTTGGAAAAATATCTGAAAGTGTACTTTTATGATGAAATTAAAATCGTAAAAAAGCAGGAACCTTTACAGTATTTGCTTGAGGAAAATAAACTAAAGCAGAGCAATTTGCTATTTATTGGACGTTCAGATCATGATCGGAGTGTTTGTCATGACTTGGGTATTGATTTTCTAGATGTTTCCTTATTAATGGACTAA
- a CDS encoding phosphoribosylanthranilate isomerase codes for MNVKTKVCGLREQANVLDVAALGPDYMGFIFYPKSKRYIGDRNLDFLNDLKQIKKVAVFVDATEQAIDDVLRRYQFDAVQLHGNESPEFCQRVREKNVELIKAFGVDQGFDFDQLKSYTQVVDYFLFDTKTISYGGSGKRFDWGVLGNYKEETPYFLSGGIDKDTLYGAKALEDRRLYCIDINSRFEVEPGVKDITLLKSVLK; via the coding sequence ATGAATGTAAAAACGAAAGTTTGCGGTCTACGAGAGCAAGCTAATGTGTTGGATGTTGCAGCTTTAGGCCCCGATTATATGGGCTTTATCTTTTATCCAAAATCGAAGCGCTATATAGGGGATCGTAATCTCGACTTTCTGAATGATTTAAAACAGATTAAGAAGGTTGCTGTATTTGTTGATGCCACAGAGCAAGCGATTGACGACGTGCTCAGGCGTTATCAATTCGATGCTGTGCAATTGCATGGGAATGAAAGCCCGGAGTTTTGCCAACGTGTTCGCGAAAAGAACGTGGAATTAATAAAGGCTTTTGGTGTGGACCAAGGTTTTGATTTCGATCAATTGAAGAGCTATACGCAAGTAGTGGATTATTTTCTTTTTGATACGAAAACGATCTCATATGGTGGCTCGGGAAAGCGGTTTGATTGGGGTGTTTTAGGGAACTATAAGGAAGAAACGCCTTATTTTCTGAGCGGAGGAATCGACAAGGATACATTGTATGGTGCAAAAGCGTTAGAAGATAGAAGGCTTTATTGTATTGATATCAATTCCCGGTTCGAAGTAGAGCCCGGTGTAAAGGACATTACTTTACTGAAGTCAGTTTTAAAATAG
- the trpD gene encoding anthranilate phosphoribosyltransferase, whose protein sequence is MKKILNHLFEHRSFSRKEAHEILTNIATGKYNLSQIAAFMTAYSMRSIREEELAGFRDSMYDLSLKRDYNGYQLIDLCGTGGDGKNTFNISTLASFIVAGSGHKVAKHGNYGVSSGCGSSNVMEYLGYQFSNDQDEISRSLDEANICFLHAPLFHPAMKSVAPIRKELGVKTFFNMLGPMINPANPVYQSVGVFSLELARLYGYIYQKTDKQFSIIHALDGYDEVSLTGDYKIITHQAEQIVKVKELGFEVIDPKEIRGGETVEEAAKIFKKILSGEGNDIQNNVVLVNAAIAINTIDQQASFGDCYYKAEESLLGGHALNKFKALLKQ, encoded by the coding sequence ATGAAAAAAATTTTAAATCACCTATTTGAGCATCGCAGCTTTAGTCGGAAGGAAGCCCATGAAATCTTAACTAATATTGCTACCGGAAAGTATAATCTTTCACAAATAGCGGCTTTTATGACTGCATACAGTATGCGTTCGATTCGTGAAGAGGAGTTGGCGGGCTTTAGGGACTCCATGTATGACCTGAGTTTAAAGCGCGACTACAACGGTTATCAATTAATCGACTTATGCGGTACTGGGGGCGACGGAAAAAATACGTTTAATATTTCCACTTTAGCGTCGTTTATCGTAGCCGGTTCCGGACATAAAGTAGCGAAACATGGTAATTATGGCGTGTCATCTGGTTGTGGTTCCTCGAATGTCATGGAGTACTTGGGCTACCAGTTTTCTAACGATCAGGATGAGATTTCAAGATCATTGGACGAAGCGAATATATGTTTTCTCCATGCGCCGCTTTTTCACCCGGCGATGAAGAGTGTTGCTCCGATCCGGAAGGAGCTTGGCGTTAAAACTTTCTTTAACATGTTGGGGCCGATGATTAACCCGGCAAATCCGGTGTACCAATCGGTAGGTGTATTTAGTTTGGAGCTGGCGCGTTTATATGGTTATATATATCAGAAGACGGATAAGCAATTTAGTATTATTCACGCTTTGGATGGATATGATGAGGTGTCGTTAACTGGAGACTATAAGATTATTACCCACCAGGCTGAACAAATAGTTAAAGTAAAAGAACTAGGTTTTGAAGTAATTGATCCAAAAGAAATTCGTGGTGGAGAAACTGTTGAAGAGGCTGCAAAAATATTTAAAAAGATTTTAAGCGGGGAAGGGAATGATATTCAGAACAACGTGGTGTTAGTGAATGCGGCAATTGCTATTAATACGATTGATCAGCAAGCGTCTTTTGGCGATTGTTACTATAAAGCAGAAGAGTCCTTGTTAGGGGGGCATGCACTTAACAAATTTAAAGCGCTATTAAAACAATGA
- the sucC gene encoding ADP-forming succinate--CoA ligase subunit beta has protein sequence MNIHEYQGKAILKSFGVRIQEGIVAETPEQAVEAAKQLKEDFNSDWVVVKAQIHAGGRGKGGGVKLAKNLDEVREKSSEIIGMQLVTPQTGPEGKKVNKVLIAQDVYYPGESETKEIYMSVLLDRAKGRNIIMYSTEGGMDIEEVAEKTPELIFKEEIDPKVGLQGFQARQIAFNLGLEGAAHKEMVKFVAALYKAYDATDSSLFEINPVLKTSDNKILAVDAKVNLDENALYRHKDYLEMRDFAEEDPTEVEADKSNLNYVKLDGNVGCMVNGAGLAMATMDIIKLAGGEPANFLDVGGTANAETVKAGFNIILKDPNVKAILINIFGGIVRCDRVAQGVIDAYKDMGNIPVPIIVRLQGTNAEEAKKLIDESGLEVYSAILLKEAADLVTKVLS, from the coding sequence ATGAATATTCACGAATACCAAGGTAAAGCAATTTTAAAAAGTTTCGGTGTACGTATACAAGAAGGAATTGTAGCCGAAACACCTGAACAAGCTGTAGAAGCAGCCAAGCAATTAAAAGAAGACTTTAACTCTGACTGGGTTGTAGTAAAGGCACAAATCCATGCAGGTGGACGAGGAAAAGGCGGTGGTGTAAAGTTGGCTAAGAATCTGGATGAAGTAAGAGAGAAATCTTCAGAAATCATCGGAATGCAACTGGTTACTCCACAAACTGGACCTGAAGGAAAAAAAGTTAACAAGGTGTTAATTGCTCAAGATGTTTATTACCCAGGTGAGAGTGAAACCAAAGAGATTTACATGAGCGTACTTTTGGATCGTGCAAAAGGCCGTAATATAATTATGTACTCTACCGAAGGTGGAATGGATATCGAAGAGGTTGCTGAAAAAACACCTGAACTAATCTTTAAAGAAGAGATTGATCCAAAGGTAGGACTACAGGGTTTTCAAGCAAGGCAAATCGCTTTCAATTTAGGTCTGGAAGGAGCGGCACATAAAGAAATGGTAAAATTTGTTGCTGCGCTTTATAAAGCATACGATGCCACTGATTCATCTTTATTTGAAATTAACCCTGTATTAAAAACTTCCGATAACAAAATCCTAGCGGTTGACGCAAAGGTGAATTTAGATGAAAACGCATTGTACCGCCATAAAGATTACTTAGAAATGCGCGACTTCGCAGAGGAAGACCCAACAGAAGTTGAAGCTGACAAGTCAAACCTTAATTACGTAAAGCTCGACGGTAACGTAGGTTGTATGGTAAACGGTGCTGGTCTTGCTATGGCTACAATGGATATCATTAAACTAGCGGGTGGCGAACCAGCGAACTTTCTTGACGTAGGTGGGACAGCCAATGCAGAGACTGTTAAAGCGGGCTTTAATATCATCTTAAAAGACCCGAACGTAAAAGCAATTCTGATCAATATTTTTGGAGGGATAGTTCGTTGTGATCGTGTAGCACAGGGAGTTATCGATGCCTACAAAGACATGGGCAATATCCCCGTTCCTATTATCGTACGATTACAAGGCACCAATGCCGAAGAAGCAAAAAAATTGATAGACGAGTCTGGACTGGAGGTTTACTCAGCTATTCTTTTGAAAGAAGCTGCTGACTTGGTAACAAAAGTTCTTTCGTAA
- the trpA gene encoding tryptophan synthase subunit alpha, with the protein MNRIKELFNTEDKNRLSIYYTAGYPKLDSTLEIAERLENSGVDFLEIGFPYSDPLADGPVIQHASQVALRNGMTLDVLFEQLADLRKRVTIPVFLMGYVNPVIQYGVERFCESCARVGVDGVIIPDLPMYEYEELYQDVFAQNGLSNIFLVTPQTSDERIRKIDELSTGFIYLLSSSSTTGKNLDISEDRLAYFNRIKQLNLKNPFVIGFGISNSESFRQAAEVADGAIVGTAFVKQLETDDYLDKISPFIEKLKA; encoded by the coding sequence ATGAATAGAATAAAAGAACTATTTAATACAGAAGATAAAAATCGTCTATCTATCTATTATACAGCTGGGTATCCGAAGTTGGACAGTACGCTTGAAATTGCAGAGCGCTTGGAAAATTCGGGTGTTGACTTTTTGGAGATCGGTTTCCCTTATTCTGATCCGCTAGCCGATGGTCCGGTTATCCAACATGCTTCTCAGGTGGCACTGAGGAATGGAATGACATTGGATGTCTTGTTTGAACAGTTAGCTGATTTAAGAAAACGGGTTACTATTCCCGTATTCTTGATGGGTTACGTAAATCCTGTAATCCAATATGGGGTTGAGCGATTTTGTGAGTCCTGTGCGAGAGTGGGTGTCGATGGAGTTATTATTCCTGACTTACCTATGTATGAATATGAAGAATTGTACCAGGACGTATTTGCACAAAACGGATTAAGCAATATATTTTTAGTAACTCCACAAACCAGTGATGAGCGAATTCGTAAAATAGATGAACTTAGTACCGGGTTTATTTATTTGCTCTCTTCATCATCTACAACTGGCAAAAATCTTGATATATCAGAAGATAGATTGGCTTATTTTAATCGGATTAAGCAGTTGAATTTAAAGAATCCATTTGTTATTGGCTTCGGAATATCAAATAGCGAAAGTTTTAGACAGGCAGCTGAGGTTGCTGATGGTGCTATCGTTGGTACCGCATTCGTCAAGCAATTGGAAACAGACGACTATTTGGATAAAATCTCTCCTTTTATCGAAAAGTTAAAAGCATAA
- a CDS encoding LacI family DNA-binding transcriptional regulator: MKNAPPTLKEIAKRLKLSTSTVSRALKDHPSIGLVTTMRVKKLAEELNYEPNNRAIFFKQQKTFTIGVVLPSLSESFFSTAISAIENKATEEDYTVILGQSLDDEKRQSRILETLRKHRVDGIIVSVGKNTSNFEFIETLGKAGIPIVFFDCVPDRADVIRIVSDLKPGIMEAIDTFVSCGHNQIALINGPKTLLASKERLEGYKQGLKKNNILFNKDYVFTSDLSEEDNKRVMSELIALPNRPSAIICFSDYVALDTMKVAKERGLNINQDVSFISFSNFPIWNHIENKPMASIEQFAGKQAEKAAAILFDLINERQGVDNKLISYPSKLIHLDSL, translated from the coding sequence ATGAAGAACGCGCCACCGACCCTAAAAGAGATAGCCAAAAGATTGAAATTATCAACATCAACTGTTTCCAGAGCTTTAAAGGATCACCCCAGCATTGGCTTAGTGACAACAATGAGGGTCAAGAAGCTGGCAGAAGAGCTTAATTATGAACCAAACAATCGGGCTATTTTCTTTAAGCAACAAAAAACCTTCACGATCGGTGTGGTATTACCGAGTTTATCAGAATCTTTTTTTAGCACTGCAATTAGCGCAATTGAGAATAAAGCAACTGAAGAGGATTATACAGTAATACTTGGGCAATCTTTGGATGATGAAAAGCGCCAGTCTCGGATTCTCGAAACGTTACGTAAACACCGGGTTGATGGTATTATCGTATCGGTAGGCAAGAATACGTCCAATTTTGAATTTATCGAAACACTGGGGAAAGCTGGCATTCCGATCGTGTTTTTTGACTGTGTTCCTGATCGTGCTGACGTGATCCGTATTGTATCAGATCTCAAACCAGGAATTATGGAGGCTATCGATACCTTTGTTTCATGTGGACATAATCAGATTGCACTGATCAATGGCCCGAAAACCTTGCTGGCGAGTAAAGAACGCTTGGAAGGGTATAAACAAGGGCTAAAGAAAAACAATATTCTTTTTAATAAAGATTACGTATTTACGAGTGATCTCAGTGAAGAGGATAACAAGCGGGTGATGAGTGAATTGATTGCACTTCCAAACCGACCATCAGCAATTATTTGTTTTAGTGATTACGTAGCGCTGGATACAATGAAAGTTGCGAAAGAGAGAGGTTTAAATATTAATCAGGATGTTTCGTTTATCAGTTTTTCAAACTTTCCAATCTGGAACCATATAGAGAATAAACCCATGGCGTCTATTGAACAATTCGCTGGCAAACAAGCAGAAAAGGCCGCAGCCATCCTTTTTGATTTAATCAATGAACGACAGGGTGTTGACAATAAGCTAATAAGTTACCCTTCAAAACTTATCCATTTGGATTCATTGTAA
- a CDS encoding S41 family peptidase, whose product MSLLGLVRSLMLFTLVCVFLFPSCSKTEVPRVLPKPVRENTREDKLKDSVYLYTYYMYLWQEQLPTSFPTKNYKSAEHVLAALTEYSKDPVTGIKLDRFSFLDRSGAVDQEIREGRLGSFGFDVRYQNETDLYVKMVYPGSPADEAGIERGFHILSINGNSNLDNRLHEPNDYAFIFNALDEESISLELKKPDGTTVTTSLERKVFFLDPVFYSNIYAVGEKKVGYFVLESFVSTKDDLGRETEVMKRLREVCDEFQGAGVQEVIVDLRYNGGGAVITAEDLSNLLAPLAVSNSSLMYRYGTNEILKNDDEERNEPIFGPVNFKKTNSLNPTRIYFLVTEGTASASELLINNLKPYTDVQLIGEGTTYGKPVGFYAVSIMQNDLYAVSFKTINADGETDYYEGMPVDKDVSEDLTKNWGDQNDPLLREALHYAETGTFTNGNNLLMTRKGVDTRKSVLNKKLDLRGNRDMYYFSLK is encoded by the coding sequence ATGTCACTATTGGGGTTGGTTCGATCATTGATGCTTTTCACCTTAGTTTGTGTCTTCCTCTTTCCATCATGTTCGAAGACAGAAGTTCCTCGTGTCTTACCTAAACCCGTTCGTGAAAACACCAGAGAAGATAAATTAAAGGACTCGGTCTATCTCTATACCTATTACATGTACCTTTGGCAAGAGCAACTCCCGACTAGTTTTCCGACCAAAAACTATAAGAGTGCTGAACATGTGTTAGCGGCTCTAACGGAATACTCTAAAGATCCTGTAACCGGTATAAAGCTCGATCGTTTTAGTTTTCTTGACCGTAGTGGTGCGGTGGATCAAGAGATCAGAGAGGGAAGGTTAGGGAGTTTTGGCTTTGATGTCCGGTATCAGAATGAAACTGATCTGTATGTGAAAATGGTTTATCCAGGTTCGCCGGCAGATGAGGCTGGTATCGAGCGCGGTTTCCATATCCTGTCTATTAATGGTAACTCAAATTTGGATAATAGGCTGCACGAGCCGAACGACTATGCCTTTATTTTTAATGCACTGGATGAGGAGTCAATTAGCCTGGAACTTAAAAAGCCGGATGGAACTACAGTGACAACTTCTCTAGAGCGCAAAGTTTTCTTTTTGGATCCAGTATTTTATTCGAATATCTATGCCGTTGGTGAAAAAAAAGTAGGATATTTTGTTCTTGAATCTTTTGTTTCTACAAAAGATGATTTAGGAAGGGAAACGGAGGTAATGAAAAGACTTCGGGAGGTTTGTGATGAATTTCAAGGTGCGGGTGTTCAGGAAGTTATTGTCGATCTTCGTTATAATGGGGGAGGCGCAGTTATCACTGCCGAAGATTTATCCAACTTGTTGGCGCCTTTGGCGGTGTCCAACAGTTCGTTGATGTACCGTTATGGTACTAATGAAATTCTGAAGAACGATGACGAGGAGCGAAATGAACCTATTTTTGGCCCGGTAAATTTTAAAAAGACGAATTCACTGAATCCAACACGGATCTACTTTTTGGTTACAGAGGGTACTGCGTCAGCAAGTGAGCTCCTTATAAATAATTTAAAACCATATACTGATGTACAGTTAATAGGTGAGGGTACTACCTATGGTAAGCCTGTTGGGTTTTATGCTGTTTCTATTATGCAAAATGATCTTTATGCGGTTTCGTTTAAGACTATTAACGCAGATGGTGAAACAGATTATTATGAGGGGATGCCAGTGGATAAAGATGTGTCTGAAGATTTGACCAAAAATTGGGGTGATCAGAATGACCCTTTGTTGAGAGAGGCTCTGCATTACGCTGAAACGGGTACTTTTACGAATGGGAATAATTTGCTAATGACCCGAAAGGGAGTTGATACTAGGAAGTCAGTACTTAATAAAAAACTGGATTTACGTGGGAATCGGGATATGTATTACTTTTCTCTTAAGTGA
- the asnS gene encoding asparagine--tRNA ligase, translated as MKHTRIKDVLDSDDLGKEFTVKGWVKTFRNDQFLALNDGSCLSNLQIVIGIDKFEEKKIKKLHTGAAVAVTGTLTESLGKGQRVELKAEKLEILGESDPDKFPLQPKRHSLEFLREIAHLRFRTTTFNAIFKVRNALAFAIHQFFNDKGFVYIHTPIITGSDAEGAGEMFQVTTLDINNPARNDKGEVDYKEDFFGKPTNLTVSGQLEGELAAMALGNIYTFGPTFRAENSNTTRHLAEFWMIEPEMAFYDNNDNMDLAEELLKYVIKYALEKCPDEIEFLRNRQVEEDKKKPQNERSPMDLIEKLEFCLTSDFERISYSEAIEILKRSKPNQKKQFKYLIDEWGVDLQSEHERYLVEKHFKKPVILSDYPADIKAFYMRQNEVDEEGRRTVAAMDILFPGIGEIVGGSQREERYDVLTDRMDEMNIPKEEMKWFLDTRRFGTAPHAGFGLGFERLVLFVTGMTNIRDVIPFPRFPKSAEF; from the coding sequence ATGAAGCATACAAGAATAAAGGATGTACTGGATTCTGATGACTTAGGGAAAGAGTTTACGGTAAAAGGCTGGGTGAAAACGTTTAGAAACGATCAATTTCTTGCTTTGAACGATGGATCATGTCTCAGCAACCTTCAGATCGTTATCGGCATTGATAAGTTCGAAGAAAAAAAAATAAAAAAATTACATACTGGCGCCGCTGTTGCTGTCACCGGTACTCTTACCGAATCATTGGGAAAAGGACAACGTGTTGAGCTGAAAGCGGAAAAGTTGGAGATATTGGGTGAAAGTGACCCGGATAAATTTCCTTTACAACCTAAAAGACATAGTCTAGAGTTTTTACGGGAAATAGCACATTTACGGTTCCGTACAACCACCTTCAATGCAATCTTTAAAGTCCGAAATGCACTGGCATTTGCTATTCATCAGTTTTTCAATGACAAAGGTTTTGTCTATATCCACACGCCAATTATCACGGGTTCCGACGCTGAAGGTGCGGGTGAGATGTTTCAGGTTACAACACTTGATATAAATAACCCTGCACGTAATGATAAGGGAGAGGTTGACTACAAAGAAGATTTTTTCGGCAAGCCAACGAACTTAACTGTTTCCGGACAATTAGAAGGGGAATTAGCGGCAATGGCTTTGGGTAATATCTATACCTTCGGTCCTACTTTCAGAGCTGAAAACTCCAATACAACAAGGCATTTAGCCGAGTTTTGGATGATTGAACCAGAAATGGCTTTTTATGACAATAATGACAACATGGATCTCGCTGAAGAGCTCTTAAAATATGTCATAAAATATGCGCTGGAGAAATGCCCAGATGAAATTGAGTTTTTAAGAAATCGTCAAGTAGAAGAAGACAAGAAGAAACCTCAAAACGAGCGTTCGCCGATGGATTTAATTGAAAAATTAGAATTCTGCCTGACAAGCGATTTTGAACGAATTTCGTATTCAGAGGCTATTGAGATTCTTAAACGTTCTAAGCCAAATCAGAAAAAACAATTCAAATACCTGATTGACGAATGGGGAGTTGATCTTCAATCGGAACATGAGCGTTACCTAGTAGAAAAGCACTTTAAAAAACCGGTTATCCTTTCAGATTATCCTGCTGACATCAAAGCTTTTTATATGCGGCAAAATGAAGTTGATGAAGAAGGAAGAAGAACTGTTGCAGCCATGGATATTCTGTTCCCTGGTATCGGAGAAATCGTTGGCGGATCCCAACGGGAAGAACGTTATGATGTGTTAACCGATCGGATGGATGAGATGAACATTCCAAAGGAAGAAATGAAATGGTTTCTCGATACCAGACGCTTTGGAACAGCTCCACATGCAGGATTTGGTCTCGGCTTTGAACGTCTAGTTCTCTTTGTAACCGGTATGACCAATATACGTGACGTTATACCATTCCCTCGTTTTCCAAAAAGCGCTGAGTTTTAA